The segment ATTTCAATCTATACCTGAAAGCTTGGAGGAAGCTGCTAAGATAGATGGAGCTAATCACTTTGTCATTTTGTTCCGTATTATTCTTCCCCTGTCCATGCCGATTATGGCGGTGATGACGCTCTATTACGCTGTAGACAAATGGAATGGATGGTTTTATTCGTCTATCTTTATCAGTGATAGAGATCTATTCCCGTTACAACTCGTGATTAGAGAGATTTTGATTTCAAACTCGACTGAAGGGATGTCATCTGGCGGCTCAGGCAATGATTTATACCAAATTGGGGAAACGATCAAGTATGCAACAATTATGGTTTCCACGCTGCCTATATTAATGGTTTATCCATATTTGCAACGTTATTTTGTTAAGGGAGTTATGGTTGGATCTATAAAAGGGTAGTCTCGCTGCCAAGAGGAGGATGTTCAAATGAATCAAACAGTTTGGTTCGATCAAGCTTGGGCCCAGACAGTGGAAAAGGTGAACAGGACAAGTAAGCGAATAGGGGTATCCTATCCGCATCTCTCTATTGACGGAACTTATGATAACAATAAGAGCTTCTGGACCAAAGGCTTCTGGCCCGGTATGTTATGGCAGATTTATAAAGAGACGAAGGATGAGCGACTGAAAGCAATTGCAATTGCAATAGAAGATCAGCTTGACGAAGTATTAAACGGATTCTACGTCCTGCACCATGATGTAGGTTTTGTATGGAGTTTAACTTCAGTGGCGCAGTATAAACTGTTGAATCATGAACCCTCCAAGCGAAGAGCACTTACCGCTGCAAGTCATCTCGCGGGGCGTTTTAATCTGAAAGGTGGCTTCATTCGAGCATGGAATGACCAGCAAGGTGGTGGTATTGACAACCGGGGATGGGTCATTATTGATTGTATGATGAATCTTCCAATCCTCTATTGGGCATCGGAAGAAACAGGTGATCCGAGGTTCAAGCATATTGCGATCGCTCATGCAGACACCGTGCTGAGGGAGCATATTCGTGAGGACGGCTCCGTTCACCACATCGTATGCTTTGATCCAGTCACCGGGGAGAGAGTAGGAGCGATGGGGGGACAGGGCTATTCAACTGATTCAGCGTGGTCGAGAGGAGCGTCATGGGCGATTCACGGATTCGCTTTGTCTTACCGGTACACAGGTGAGCAAAGATATCTGCAGGCTGCGAAGAAAGCTGCGCATTATTTTATTGCCTGTTTGCCTGAGGACCATATTCCTTACTGGGATTTACGCGCGCCGCTTGAAGAGAATATGCCGAGAGATACTACAGCTGCAGCTTGTGCGGCCAGCGGATTGATTGAAATTAGCAGATCTGTGCCCGAGCAGGAGAAGACTTTCTATCTCGAATGGGCGAAGCGAATTGTGAAGTCGCTCTATGAGAATTATGGAGCCTGGGATATGGAAGAGGAGGCGTTGCTAGTTAAGGGCACATCCCATTACCCTGCTGGAATTGGTATCAATACGCCGATTATTTACGGAGACTACTTCTTTGTGGAGGCATTATCAAAGCTTAAGGGGAACACTGAGCTGTTCTGGTAAAAATAAGCATCACTAAGCACACGAGTCTTTTAAGCGTGTAAGCTTAGCTATGTTATTAAAGTTTCTTTGTTCCATGGGTACTAATGCTGTCAAAGTTGAAATCCTGAGTGTAAACGAGAAAACAGGTGAAAACATAACTTTATTGTAGGAGGGAATCTAATGTATACGATGAGGAGCCTAAGAAGAAAGGGGTTAAATTTAATGGTAGGATTTATGATTATCGCTAGTTTGTCACTGGTAGCGTGTTCGGGCTTAGTGGAAGCTGCAGTATATACAGGAGAAAAGCCGAACCGCACAGTACAATTTACTGTAAGTGAACTCTTAGAGCAAAATACAGTATTATATGCACCGCTTGATAAGGTGCTCGAAGGTTTTGGATATACCTCAAGTCTAGATGAAAAATCCAAAAAAGTTAGTATCACTGCTGGTCGGAAAAGTATAGAGATGAAGCTCGGAGAGCCATTTGGATATTTAAACAGTCTGGAAATCTCTCTCCAGAAGCCAGCCCTAACAGTTGATGGTGTTGTATATGTACCTCTTACATTTTTCTCTGACATTTTGAATCTTGAGGTAAATGTAAAAGATCCAATAATTAATATTTCTGAGCAAAAAGAAAAAAATATAAGCAGGACAGGTAAGCTCATTTACTATAACGAAGCTTTGATGGATAAATCAAGAGAAAATTTACTCAGAGGTGTAAAGTCTTACGTTGCCGCATTTGACAAAATTCAAACCGATGCTGAAAAATTTATGAATGCACCCCTTAACCCAGTAACTAAGAAAACTCTATTACCGCCAAGCAAGGATAAGCATGATTATATCAGTACCGCGCCATACTTCTGGCCAGATCCAGCGAAGCCTGATGGACTCCCATGGATACCCAAAGATGGTCAGGTGAATCCTGCTTCAAGAGGAGATGATACAGACTTTACTCGTACAAGCGAAATGTTTCATGGCATTGGAAATTTAACTCTTAGCTATTATTTTACAGAGGATCCTAAGTACCTTGATAAAGCTTATGAGGTCATTAAGGTATGGTTTATAAATGAAGAAACAAAAATGAATCCACACATAAAGTATGGTCAGAGTGTCCCCGGAGGTGTAGATGGAAGACCTCTGGGTGTAATTGAATGGACCTCTATTGTTGATATTGTTACTGCAATGCAGATGCTTGAAAAGCAGGACATGATATCTAAGGATGATGTTGATGCAGTGATAGACTGGTTTACAGCGTATGCATCCTGGCTCACAAGAAGCGATATGGGAATTCAAGAAAAGCAACAGCATAATAATCATGGCTCTGTTTATGATTATCAGTTAGCGGGAATTTTATTGTATTTAAACAACTATAAGGATGCGGTTCAACTATTCGAAGAGGCTAAGGTCGAAAGAATTGAGGATTATATTGAGCCAGACGGAAGCCTGCCATATGAACTTAGGAGAACCAAGTCAGTTAATTACCAAAACACTTGCTTGTGGCCATTGATACAAGTTGCTGAGATCGCAGAACGTTTTACAGAGGTAGATCTTTGGAATTATACATCAGACAAAGGAGTGTCTTTAGGCAAAGCTTTCGAAAATCTTGCTCCATATGCAAAGAGTGAAAAAGAGTGGAAATGGGAGCAAATTCAGGATTCAGCAGAAATTAAAATGGCCACAATGATAAGACCTCTTTTCCTTAAAACAAGTAACATATTTCATTATCCTATTGATGGCATACTAGATCAGTCTATTATGGTATCAGCTGAGGATATTTTAAAATACAACATTCAGGGAAATGATAAAGGGATCCTCTCCGCTACGTTTATTCTTCAACCTACAGCAGAGGAGTCGACCATAAGAATAAACTGGATGGTTCAGAAAACAGGAGTTACAAAATATGTACTCTACCGAAAAGATTCTGAAGATGAAATGTATTCAGAATTGATAAAAATTAATTCTTCAAATTTAAAACAATATGTAGACAAAAAGGATCTTGAATATGGAAAAACATATTATTATAAGATTCAGGCATTAGATGAACACGATGTTATTATTGATGAGCTTGAGTCAAATGAAATCAAGTTCTCAAGTAAATGGATTGATTTGAAAGGAAAATTGGTTAATGCACTTGCTGGTGAGAAAATTACAATAAATCTTTATAAATGCGAAAAAATACCTTACTTCATTTTTAATACCATTAAAGGAAAGGATATTGAATTTTTGATCAAGACAGATAGTGAGATTGCAGGAGCTGGTGTTTCATGGGTTATAAATGGCACTTCAATAGAAAAATCTATTACAGCAGACATACTTTTTGATGTAACCAATAAGTTTTCTCTTGTTCCTAATGAAAACATGACAAAGCTCCCAAAAGGTGCAAAAACATATATGAAGCTTGGTAGAGTTCATACTTCACCATTCGGTTTTCAAGCGAAACTCCATGTAAATGTTGGTGCGAAATATGCGAATGATGTGGCTAAATTATATGCTTTTGGAGCCCAGGGAGTAGTTGAAGTGCATTCTGGTGTCGAGATTAGCCAAGATGGCAGCGTCGTATTTGATAATATAAGTACACCAGATTATGTTATTGCAATTTATGGTGCGGATACTACCGCGCCGGTTACGACGGATAATGTACCAGCGGGCTGGTCTAACACTGATGTGACGGTAAAGCTGATCGCAACAGATGAGGAGACCGGTATTGCAACAACGTATTATTCTATTAATGGAAGCGAACCGTCAACAGGCTCGACGATATCATTTGAAAGCGAAGGAGTTCATATCTTGCAATATTGGAGCGTCGATCACGCAGGTAATCAGGAAGATGTGAAAACTACGCTTATTCGAATCGATAAAACAGCCCCGACGTTAGAGATTGTTTTATCCAAAAAGGTGCTGTGGCCGCCGAACCATCGTATGCTTCCAGTAAAAGCTACCATTAGTGCACAGGACTCGCTTTCAGACGTGAACGTCGTCCTCCAATCCATTACCAGTAATGAGCCAGACGATGGTTTGGGCGACGGGGATAGGCAGAACGATATTCAAGAAGCAGAATGGAATACGTATGATCTTGAGTTCATGCTCCGTGCGGAACGGTCGGGCACAGGAACAGGCAGAACCTACACGGTTACTTATCTTGCCACCGATGAGGCTGGTAACCAAGCCACTGCTTCGGTAGAGGTGAGAGTTCCTCATTCGGTATCTATTGAGAAGAAATAAGTAATTCATTAGGATTAAAGCCATGGAATATATAGCGAGAATCATAGTGGAGATATATTAATACAGGGGGGTGTCTCGAAGTCCAATGTGACTAAAGGGCACCCCATTCTTTAATGTTCAACAGATGAGGAAGTTCTAGAATGTCCATGACAGTTTATCATAGCAAGTGGTCATCCGACCACACCAACCCTACCTTAATAAATGAACGATGGAGGAATGAACATTGACAAAACATGACAGTCGTCCCAATTTGTTGTTTGTATTTTCTGATCAACACCGATGGTGTGATATAGGCTGTTACGGAAACGATCAAGTGATAACACCTAATTTAGATGCGTTCTCAAAAAAGGCAACACAAGTGGAAAACTGTATTGCTAATTGTCCTGTTTGTGTACCTTCAAGAGGTATAATGCTGACAGGAATGTATCCACTTCAGCACGGTGCTGCTGGAAATGACTTGCCGATGTATGACAATGTGGAAACGATGGGGAATGTCTTGTTGAACCATGGATATACGACAGGATATATTGGGAAGTGGCATTTAGCAGGCATTCCACGAGATCAGTTCATTCCAGCAGGCACACGACGGTTTGGATTTCAAGAATGGAAGGTTGCAAACTGTACGCATAATTATTTGAATGCTTATTACGATGACGAGGAAAATAAGCGCCATCCGATTCAAGGATACGATGCGATCGAACAGACAAACCTCGCTCTTGATTTTATTGAGCGACATCATGACAAGTCGTGGGGGTTGGTTCTGTCTTGGGGACCCCCACATGATCCATATCACGCAGTTCCAAAATCATTTTTGGATAAATATGAACAAACTGAAATTAGAATGCGACCGAATGTAACCGATCAATCCGTCCAAATTAAAGATAAATTGTACTTGAGTAAAAAACAAATAAAGGAAAATATTAAGGGGTATTATGCTCATATTTCCGCACTTGACGAGCAGTTTGGTCGTCTGATTCGTAAACTGGAGCATACTGGCCAACTTAGCAATACCATTATTGTGTATACGAGTGATCACGGCGATATGTTGGGCAGCCAAGGGATGACAAATAAACAACTACCATATGAAGAATCGATCAAAGTACCGCTGCTTGTTTACTGGCAAGGGAAAACTATTCCAATGAAACGTGAAGAATTGATAGGATTAGTTGATCTTCCTGTTAGTATACTGGGAATGATGGGTTTAGAATTTAAGGACAGTACTGTTGTAGGTCAAGACTTACATGGATTGTTTATAGACCCTAATGCAAAAGGACGGGATTATTGTTATATATTTGAGCTTACGGCATGTCACCAAGCGACAAACCGCGGAACGCTTGAATGGAGAGGGATACGAACTGATCGATACACCTTTGCAAAACATGTTTATGATCCTGCAGGCTGGTTGCTGTTCGATAACATCGCGGACCCTTACCAGTTAAACAACGTTGTGAACGAACCGGCACTGATAGAGATTCGAGATGAATTGGAGGCTAAGCTTAAACAGGAAGTTACCATTCATGATTATATGCTACCGTGGAAAGAAATAGTCGGTAGAGTGGGCTTGAAAGAAAGATGGGAAGAAAGTGAATTGTATTTTCAAGCGATACAGATGAATAAAAGTCTAATGCCCCCCATTGTCAAAACACAATAATTCTGAAAAAATTAAATTATGTCCTCCTTCGACTGGAAGCCGACGCATCATTGTGCTATGGCCATTGGCCACCAGGCGAGTCTGTTTGAATTGCGATTCATTTGCTCAACGCTTCTTTGTGGAAAGTCCTTCAATGGCAGGAATAAAAAATTAATGAGTATACATGGTCTGGTACATGTATATAACGAGTTTGGAGAGAAGCCGATTTGAGATATAGAGTAGAAGATGTCAGGTGCGAGTACCAAAGAAACCCTGTGGGATTAGATGTGAAAAAACCTCGATTCAGTTGGAAGGTTTGGTCCGACGATCGGAATATCATGCAGGCGGCCTACCAAGTTCAAGTTTCGGACAACAGTTTACACTTCTCGGACATCGTGTGGGATACGGGGAAGATGGAAACTGATCAATCCGTTCATGTTGAATATGCAGGTCCTGAATTGCATTCTCGAACTAGATATTATTATCGTGTAAGAGTGTGGATTGATCGTTCGTTGGTTTCTGAATGGAGCGAAGTGAATTGTTGGGAAACGGGATTGCTGAGTGAAGAGAACTGGTCTGCCCGTTGGATTACGGGTGATGTTGCACGTAATGATGCCAATCAAGATGCATGTCTTATGCTACGAAGTAAATTCTCGCTAAAGGGGAATGTGAAAAGAGCGCGGTTGTATGCCACTGCTCTAGGCTTGTATGAGCTTTACCTTAACGGGAGGAGAGTAGGGGATTGGCACTTTACACCAGGGTGGACCTCATATAACAAGCGACTACAATATCAGACGTATGATGTAACTGAACTTCTGCATGCAGATATGAATGCCATAGGTGCCCTTATAGGAGGGGGCTGGTACAAAGGGAATCTGGCCTATCGAGATCAGCGAAATATATATGGCAACGAATCTGCGCTAATGTGCCAGTTGCATATTACCTATGCAGATGACACTGAAGAGATGATTTTATCGGATGAACACTGGAGGTCGGCAACTGGACCGATAATCATGTCTGAAATATATCATGGTGAAACCTACGATGCGCGATTAGAGAAAAACGGCTGGAATCTAGCTGATTTTAACGATGCAGACTGGTCGGGAATAAGGGTGGTCGATCATTCTTATGAGACACTGATTGCTCAAGAGAACATGCCTACACGGATAATACAAGAGATTAAGCCCGTCTCATTAATACAAACGCCTTTAGGCGAGACGGTATTGGACATAGGTCAAAACATGGTAGGCTGGATGCATTTCAGAGTGAGCGGCGAGCGTGGCAGGAGAATTACATTACAGCACGCGGAAGTCCTTGATCAAAATGGAAATTTTTATATGGGTAATTTAAGAAGCGCAAAACAAACGATTAATTATGTGTTAAAGGGGGGTGAAGAAGAGGAGTTTGAACCCCGGTTTTCTTTCCAAGGCTTTCGATATGTGAAGGTTGAGGGATGGCCTGGGGATCTCGATCTCAGTACATTCACCGCCAAAGTGA is part of the Paenibacillus algicola genome and harbors:
- a CDS encoding alginate lyase family protein encodes the protein MYTMRSLRRKGLNLMVGFMIIASLSLVACSGLVEAAVYTGEKPNRTVQFTVSELLEQNTVLYAPLDKVLEGFGYTSSLDEKSKKVSITAGRKSIEMKLGEPFGYLNSLEISLQKPALTVDGVVYVPLTFFSDILNLEVNVKDPIINISEQKEKNISRTGKLIYYNEALMDKSRENLLRGVKSYVAAFDKIQTDAEKFMNAPLNPVTKKTLLPPSKDKHDYISTAPYFWPDPAKPDGLPWIPKDGQVNPASRGDDTDFTRTSEMFHGIGNLTLSYYFTEDPKYLDKAYEVIKVWFINEETKMNPHIKYGQSVPGGVDGRPLGVIEWTSIVDIVTAMQMLEKQDMISKDDVDAVIDWFTAYASWLTRSDMGIQEKQQHNNHGSVYDYQLAGILLYLNNYKDAVQLFEEAKVERIEDYIEPDGSLPYELRRTKSVNYQNTCLWPLIQVAEIAERFTEVDLWNYTSDKGVSLGKAFENLAPYAKSEKEWKWEQIQDSAEIKMATMIRPLFLKTSNIFHYPIDGILDQSIMVSAEDILKYNIQGNDKGILSATFILQPTAEESTIRINWMVQKTGVTKYVLYRKDSEDEMYSELIKINSSNLKQYVDKKDLEYGKTYYYKIQALDEHDVIIDELESNEIKFSSKWIDLKGKLVNALAGEKITINLYKCEKIPYFIFNTIKGKDIEFLIKTDSEIAGAGVSWVINGTSIEKSITADILFDVTNKFSLVPNENMTKLPKGAKTYMKLGRVHTSPFGFQAKLHVNVGAKYANDVAKLYAFGAQGVVEVHSGVEISQDGSVVFDNISTPDYVIAIYGADTTAPVTTDNVPAGWSNTDVTVKLIATDEETGIATTYYSINGSEPSTGSTISFESEGVHILQYWSVDHAGNQEDVKTTLIRIDKTAPTLEIVLSKKVLWPPNHRMLPVKATISAQDSLSDVNVVLQSITSNEPDDGLGDGDRQNDIQEAEWNTYDLEFMLRAERSGTGTGRTYTVTYLATDEAGNQATASVEVRVPHSVSIEKK
- a CDS encoding glycoside hydrolase family 88 protein, whose protein sequence is MNQTVWFDQAWAQTVEKVNRTSKRIGVSYPHLSIDGTYDNNKSFWTKGFWPGMLWQIYKETKDERLKAIAIAIEDQLDEVLNGFYVLHHDVGFVWSLTSVAQYKLLNHEPSKRRALTAASHLAGRFNLKGGFIRAWNDQQGGGIDNRGWVIIDCMMNLPILYWASEETGDPRFKHIAIAHADTVLREHIREDGSVHHIVCFDPVTGERVGAMGGQGYSTDSAWSRGASWAIHGFALSYRYTGEQRYLQAAKKAAHYFIACLPEDHIPYWDLRAPLEENMPRDTTAAACAASGLIEISRSVPEQEKTFYLEWAKRIVKSLYENYGAWDMEEEALLVKGTSHYPAGIGINTPIIYGDYFFVEALSKLKGNTELFW
- a CDS encoding sulfatase family protein, which codes for MTKHDSRPNLLFVFSDQHRWCDIGCYGNDQVITPNLDAFSKKATQVENCIANCPVCVPSRGIMLTGMYPLQHGAAGNDLPMYDNVETMGNVLLNHGYTTGYIGKWHLAGIPRDQFIPAGTRRFGFQEWKVANCTHNYLNAYYDDEENKRHPIQGYDAIEQTNLALDFIERHHDKSWGLVLSWGPPHDPYHAVPKSFLDKYEQTEIRMRPNVTDQSVQIKDKLYLSKKQIKENIKGYYAHISALDEQFGRLIRKLEHTGQLSNTIIVYTSDHGDMLGSQGMTNKQLPYEESIKVPLLVYWQGKTIPMKREELIGLVDLPVSILGMMGLEFKDSTVVGQDLHGLFIDPNAKGRDYCYIFELTACHQATNRGTLEWRGIRTDRYTFAKHVYDPAGWLLFDNIADPYQLNNVVNEPALIEIRDELEAKLKQEVTIHDYMLPWKEIVGRVGLKERWEESELYFQAIQMNKSLMPPIVKTQ